A genomic window from Nocardioides jiangxiensis includes:
- a CDS encoding flavin-containing monooxygenase: MRSHHDAIIVGAGFGGMGAAIQLRRLGYDDLVILERESDLGGTWHVNRYPGLAVDIPSATYSYSFEPNPYWSRLYAPGAELKKYAEHVADTYDLRRHMRFGTVVEGARWDEEAQLWRVSLAGGETVSAVYLLTATGFLSQPKMPDIPGIETFAGKVIHTTAWDDSYDLAGKRAAIIGTGATAVQLIPELAKEVADLTVYQRTPIWVTAKPDFDVPKAVQTLFARLPLTQKVARFGGSSILEVLMVAGVLKYKEFRPFGKVAEAVAKAHLRRQVKDPETRAKLTPDYTFGCKRPTFSNTFYPTFNKPHVHLETTSIASIDETGIVTSDGNRTDLDVLVLATGFNLWDVNFPAIEIIGRDGKNLGKWWRDTRFQAYEGITMPGFPNLFSLNSPYSYSGLSYFTTIESQMKHMDRLVTEMQKKGATVFEVTQEANDRFLDRMTRNLEDSVFRLGSCASANSYYFNQHGEATLLRPTSTLGAFREAGRFPLTDYTYA; encoded by the coding sequence ATGCGCAGCCATCACGACGCGATCATCGTCGGCGCGGGTTTCGGCGGCATGGGTGCCGCCATCCAGCTCAGGCGCCTGGGCTACGACGACCTGGTCATCCTCGAGCGCGAGTCCGACCTCGGCGGCACGTGGCACGTGAACCGCTACCCGGGCCTTGCGGTCGACATCCCGTCGGCGACGTACTCCTACTCCTTCGAGCCGAACCCGTACTGGTCGCGCCTCTACGCGCCCGGCGCCGAGCTGAAGAAGTACGCCGAGCACGTGGCGGACACCTACGACCTGCGCCGCCACATGCGGTTCGGCACGGTCGTCGAGGGTGCCCGCTGGGACGAGGAAGCCCAGCTCTGGCGGGTCAGCCTCGCCGGTGGGGAGACGGTGTCGGCGGTCTACCTGCTGACCGCGACCGGCTTCCTCTCGCAGCCGAAGATGCCCGACATCCCGGGCATCGAGACGTTCGCCGGCAAGGTCATCCACACCACCGCGTGGGACGACTCCTACGACCTCGCCGGCAAGCGCGCCGCGATCATCGGCACCGGTGCCACCGCGGTCCAGCTGATCCCGGAGCTGGCCAAGGAGGTCGCCGACCTCACCGTCTACCAGCGCACGCCGATCTGGGTCACCGCGAAGCCCGACTTCGACGTGCCGAAGGCCGTGCAGACGCTGTTCGCGCGGCTGCCGCTGACGCAGAAGGTCGCGCGCTTCGGCGGCTCCTCGATCCTCGAGGTGCTGATGGTCGCGGGCGTGCTGAAGTACAAGGAGTTCCGCCCCTTCGGCAAGGTCGCGGAGGCGGTTGCCAAGGCCCACCTGCGCCGCCAGGTGAAGGACCCGGAGACGCGCGCGAAGCTCACGCCGGACTACACCTTCGGCTGCAAGCGCCCCACCTTCTCCAACACCTTCTACCCGACCTTCAACAAGCCGCACGTGCACCTGGAGACGACCTCGATCGCCTCGATCGACGAGACCGGGATCGTGACCTCCGACGGCAACCGCACCGACCTCGACGTGCTGGTGCTGGCGACCGGGTTCAACCTCTGGGACGTCAACTTCCCCGCCATCGAGATCATCGGCCGCGACGGCAAGAACCTGGGCAAGTGGTGGCGTGACACCCGCTTCCAGGCCTACGAGGGCATCACCATGCCGGGCTTCCCGAACCTCTTCTCCCTCAACAGCCCGTACTCGTACAGCGGCCTGTCCTACTTCACGACGATCGAGTCGCAGATGAAGCACATGGACCGGCTCGTCACCGAGATGCAGAAGAAGGGCGCGACGGTCTTCGAGGTCACGCAGGAGGCCAACGACCGCTTCCTCGACCGGATGACGCGCAACCTCGAGGACTCGGTCTTCCGGCTGGGCTCGTGCGCCTCGGCCAACAGCTACTACTTCAACCAGCACGGCGAGGCGACGCTGCTGCGTCCCACGTCGACGCTCGGCGCCTTCCGCGAGGCCGGGCGCTTCCCCCTGACCGACTACACCTATGCCTGA